The DNA region TTTAAAGATACCCTTCTTTTTTGAAATATTCTAACACCTGTTTATAGACGGGACGCTTGAAATAAGTAATAAAATCAAATACCTCTTCCAAACTAACAAATCGGTAGTCACAAAACTCTGGTTCTTTGGTAGCTATATTAATCTTTGCATCTTTTTTGAGTCTCACTAAAAAATACTTTTGGCTTTGTCCATCAAAAGGATACATTTTCTGAGCAATTTTTTGAGGGAAGTCGTATTGTAACCAGTGCGGATACTCTGCTATAATTTCGACATCACCTGTACCAATTTCTTCTTCAAGCTCTCGATAAAGAGC from Sulfurospirillum diekertiae includes:
- a CDS encoding RNA pyrophosphohydrolase, with protein sequence MESPKRYRPNVAAVIVSAKYPFQCQLFIASRSDIEGAWQFPQGGIDEGETPQEALYRELEEEIGTGDVEIIAEYPHWLQYDFPQKIAQKMYPFDGQSQKYFLVRLKKDAKINIATKEPEFCDYRFVSLEEVFDFITYFKRPVYKQVLEYFKKEGYL